The sequence GCAGCCTCGGCTACCGGTCGTGGTGCATCAGCCGCGACGGCGGCGAGAGCTTCACCGAGTTCGGCGTCGACCGCACGCTGATCGAAGGACGGTGCCACGCCGCACTGGCGCGTTGCCCGGCTTCCGGGCAGCGAGGCGGCGGCCCGATTCTGTTCAGCAACCCGGCCTCGTTCGAAGGCGTCAACCAGTTGCACACCCGCGAGATCGGCAGCGCCGCGCGGCGCGACCTCACGGTGCGGGTGAGCTACGACGAGTGCCGGACCTGACCGGTGTCACGGCGTATCGACGAGGACGCCGGCTACTCGTCGCTGGTGGTGCTCGACGACGGCACCATCCTGTGCGGCTACGGCGCCTGGGTGTGCCGCTTCAATCTTGCCTGGCTGGAGGGCGGGGAGGCGTGATGGCCCACACCCGGCCCAACGTGGTGTTCATTCTGGCCGACGACCTGGGGTGGTGCGACCTCGGCATCGAGGGCAGCCGCTTCTACGAGAGCCCGCACCTCGACCGGCTGGCGCGCGGCGGGATGCGCTTCACCCAGGGTTATGCCGCCTGCCAGGTGTGCAGCCCGTCGCGCGCCAGCATCCTGACCGGAAAGTACCCGCCGCGCCACGGGATCACCGATTGGATCGGGGCGCCGGCCGGCGAGGCGTGGCGTGAGCTGGGGCGGCACAGCAGGCTGCTGCCCGCCGAGTACGAGCGGAGCCTGCGAGCGAACGAGGTGACCTTCGCCGAGGTGTTTCGGCGGGCCGGCTACCGCACCTTCTTTGCCGGCAAGTGGCACCTCGGCGACACCGGCGCCGCCCCGGAGGACTTCGGCTTCCAGGTCAACAAGGGCGGCTGGAAGGTGGGCTCGCCGATGGGCGGCTACTTCGCGCCGTGGCACAACCCGAAGCTGGAACCGGGACCCGACGGCGAGTCGCTGCCGCTGCGGCTGGGCCGGGAGACGGCGAAATTCATCGGCGACCACCGCGACGGGCCGTTTCTGGCCTACCTGTCGTTCTACTCCGTGCACGGACCGATCCAGACCAGCCGCGACCGCTGGGAGCGGTTTCGCGCCAAGGCCGCCGCCCAGGGGGCGGCGCGGCGGCGTCAGCGGTTCCGGTTCGACGGCAGCCGCCCGGTGCGGCTGGTGGAGGACTGCCCGATCTATGCCGGCATGATCGAGGCGATGGACGAGGCGGTCGGCCTGGTGCTCGACGCCCTGGATCGCTTCGGACTGGCCGACAACACGGTCGTCTGCTTCACCTCCGACAACGGCGGCGCCTCGACCGGCGACGCCTTCCCCGCTTCGATGCTGCCCCTGCGCGGCGGCAAGGGACGGCAGTGGGAGGGCGGCATCCGCGAGCCGCTGTACGTCCGCTTCCCCGGCGTGGTGGCACCGGGGGCCACGTGCGACGTGCCGGTGTCGGGCATCGACTTCTATCCCACGCTGCTGGAACTGGCGGGTCTGGAGGTGCCGCCCGAGCAGGTGATCGACGGCCGCAGCATGGTCCCGCTGCTGCGCGGCCGACACGACGCCGCGATCGCCGAACGCGACCTGTTCTGGCACTACCCCCACTACGGCAACCAGGGCGGCGACCCCTCGTCGACGATCCGCCGCGGCCCCTGGAAGCTGATCCATTACCACGAGGACGGCCACCACGAGCTGTACCACCTGGAGTCCGATCCGGGCGAGCAGCGTGACGTGCGGAACGAGCAGCGATCCACCGCCGACCACCTGTGGCGGCGCCTGCGACGCTGGCTCGCCGAGACGGGCGCCAGGTTCCCGGAGCCCGACCCGCGGTACGATGCGGCCCGCCAGCGGGCGTTCCTGCGTCACTTCGAGCACCAACGGATGCCCGAGTTGGAGGAGCAGCACGCCGCTTACCTCGACCCCGACTGGCAGCCCAACCCCGACTGGTGGGGCAGCCAGGTAGTCACCGATTAGCGTATTATATCGAGTCCATGGGCACCTTCACCGTCGACTGCGAGCTGCAGGAGTTGACCGGGAATCGTCCGCCGGCGACGGTCGCGGGCGTGATGGTCGATACCGGCTCCGAGTACACTTGGCTGCCGGAAGACCTGCTCCAGGGAGCCGGCGTCGCGGTTGCCAAGAAGGACATCGCGTTCGTGATGGCCAACGGCGCTACCATCACCCGAGACATCGGCTACGCGTA is a genomic window of Spirochaetaceae bacterium containing:
- a CDS encoding sulfatase; this translates as MAHTRPNVVFILADDLGWCDLGIEGSRFYESPHLDRLARGGMRFTQGYAACQVCSPSRASILTGKYPPRHGITDWIGAPAGEAWRELGRHSRLLPAEYERSLRANEVTFAEVFRRAGYRTFFAGKWHLGDTGAAPEDFGFQVNKGGWKVGSPMGGYFAPWHNPKLEPGPDGESLPLRLGRETAKFIGDHRDGPFLAYLSFYSVHGPIQTSRDRWERFRAKAAAQGAARRRQRFRFDGSRPVRLVEDCPIYAGMIEAMDEAVGLVLDALDRFGLADNTVVCFTSDNGGASTGDAFPASMLPLRGGKGRQWEGGIREPLYVRFPGVVAPGATCDVPVSGIDFYPTLLELAGLEVPPEQVIDGRSMVPLLRGRHDAAIAERDLFWHYPHYGNQGGDPSSTIRRGPWKLIHYHEDGHHELYHLESDPGEQRDVRNEQRSTADHLWRRLRRWLAETGARFPEPDPRYDAARQRAFLRHFEHQRMPELEEQHAAYLDPDWQPNPDWWGSQVVTD